A stretch of Mytilus edulis chromosome 11, xbMytEdul2.2, whole genome shotgun sequence DNA encodes these proteins:
- the LOC139495479 gene encoding uncharacterized protein, with product MGKKYCCVPLCHNTSDTVTENGSKVILHRFPMSEKKSHIKRQWITRVNNVRANFVVNDSSRICSEHFEGPFTDQSLPTRFPSKPQKEVKTRRPLLKYELNVDNNINIPPCDTQMSHINDTSILEGLNENVHAMHNFEKLAIATQTMDTGMNATPEYVDVETQVGHTKEVKDIGIQCDLPRMIFEDIKDDDSKVKFYTGFPTFKVFWLFFLTLTKHGAEKLNYWEGEKRSMGDKLYHQESYDKPGKKTFLRPIDEFLLTCMKLRLGLNQEHLADIFRISKTTVSRTFNTWVNFIYDHSKGLIAWPTREQILANLPQHFNDHVNTRIVLDCTEFFTERPSSLVSQWLTWSEYKHHNTFKVLIGVTPNGMVTFVSRLWGGNVSDRHIVEHDGLIPKLSPGDVIMADKGFTIEDLLSPDIGLNVPPRVSTKHQMSSSEFFKTANIASARIVVEMKMEQVKNFQILNSILPLSEAHLAEQIAIICISWTNLLPPLLQ from the coding sequence atgGGGAAGAAGTATTGCTGTGTCCCACTGTGTCACAATACATCAGACACTGTCACAGAAAATGGCTCAAAGGTGATTCTCCACAGATTTCCAATGTCAGAAAAGAAATCTCACATAAAGAGGCAATGGATAACCAGAGTTAATAATGTTAGGGCTAATTTCGTGGTGAATGATAGTTCTCGAATTTGCAGTGAACATTTTGAGGGTCCATTCACAGACCAATCACTACCAACAAGGTTTCCATCAAAGCCTCAAAAGGAAGTTAAGACAAGAAGACctcttttaaaatatgaattaaatgtTGACAATAATATCAACATTCCTCCATGTGATACACAAATGAGCCATATTAATGATACCAGCATTTTAGAAGGTTTGAATGAGAATGTACATGCTATGCATAACTTTGAAAAACTGGCGATTGCTACACAAACTATGGACACAGGTATGAATGCAACACCTGAGTATGTTGATGTGGAAACACAAGTGGGCCACACAAAAGAGGTGAAGGATATAGGAATACAGTGTGACTTACCTAGGATGATATTCGAGGATATTAAAGATGATGACAGCAAAGTCAAGTTTTATACTGGCTTCCCAACTTTTAAAGTGTTTTGGCTGTTCTTCTTGACACTAACTAAACATGGTGCAGAGAAACTAAACTATTGGGAAGGAGAAAAAAGATCAATGGGGGATAAACTGTACCACCAGGAAAGTTATGACAAGCCAGGAAAAAAAACGTTTTTACGACCAATAGATGAATTTCTCTTAACATGTATGAAATTGAGACTTGGATTGAATCAAGAACATTTAGCGGACATATTCAGAATTTCAAAAACAACAGTTTCAAGAACATTCAATACTTGGGTTAACTTTATATATGACCATAGCAAAGGTTTAATTGCTTGGCCTACAAGAGAACAAATACTTGCGAATCTACCTCAGCATTTTAATGATCATGTTAATACAAGAATTGTACTTGATTGCAcagaattttttactgaaagACCTTCTTCTCTTGTGTCACAGTGGCTGACATGGTCTGAATATAAGCATCACAATACATTTAAAGTCTTAATAGGAGTAACACCTAATGGAATGGTAACATTTGTGTCAAGATTATGGGGAGGAAATGTTTCTGACAGACATATAGTTGAACATGATGGGTTGATACCTAAATTGTCTCCTGGAGATGTTATAATGGCAGATAAGGGGTTTACTATTGAAGACTTACTCTCCCCAGACATTGGTTTAAATGTTCCACCTCGTGTATCAACAAAACATCAGATGTCATCCTCAGAATTTTTCAAAACAGCTAACATTGCCTCAGCTAGAATTGTTGTCGAGATGAAAATGGAGCAAGTGAAAAATTTTCAGATTTTGAATTCTATTTTACCACTTTCAGAAGCACATCTGGCTGAACAAATAGCTATAATTTGTATATCTTGGACAAACTTATTGCCTCCTCTTTTGCAATAA
- the LOC139494181 gene encoding uncharacterized protein, which yields MCLSKKTGYILSGHCNCKAGDAGFCAHVGALLYTLEKTKNSCTSDACQWDRPRPIARKPSPKRVKDITFAKTDKDKTDKVKPYPGAYKPSSCDNDETEFLSEILDGLKDIYPTCVLYKTLRTECSIDKFLDTYNPQFVYRDTVDLKSETCKNVFSTFLNDMVITMDTSKQLELSTRGQHININWMKARSKLLTASVFGDVCKRITDKPDCLIRRILNYDVSQQNLKVKSLEWGRLKERVAVKEYQINHLKTCQNVTVENKGLLVNPNYPYLGASIDSFVSCQVCGCGIVEIKCPYGSDKDETPWRKRQPQQCAVDVKFCCELENGKLKLKGNHKYMFQVQGQMALYEVPWVDFVVWTTKGISVERISFDEALWKDMLFKHNSFYLNSIIPEFFSCRVKRGKTLFPK from the coding sequence ATGTGTCTTTCAAAAAAGACAGGGTATATTTTATCTGGACATTGCAATTGCAAGGCAGGTGATGCTGGTTTTTGTGCACATGTTGGTGCTCTTTTATATACAttagagaaaacaaaaaattcatgTACCAGTGATGCTTGTCAGTGGGATCGTCCCAGACCTATAGCAAGAAAACCAAGTCCAAAAAGAGTCAAAGATATAACATTTGCAAAAACCGATAAAGATAAAACTGATAAAGTAAAACCATATCCAGGAGCATACAAACCAAGTTCTTGTGACAATGATGAAACCGAGTTCTTAAGTGAAATATTAGATGGACTTAAGGATATTTATCccacatgtgttttatataaaacCTTAAGGACAGAATGCTCAATTGATAAATTTTTAGATACATACAATCCTCAATTTGTGTACCGTGATACAGTTGACTTAAAGTCTGAAACTTGTAAAAATGTTTTCTCaacatttttaaatgatatgGTTATCACCATGGATACATCAAAACAGTTAGAATTGTCAACAAGAGGTCAACACATCAATATTAACTGGATGAAAGCCAGATCAAAATTATTAACTGCCTCTGTATTTGGAGATGTTTGCAAAAGGATAACTGACAAACCAGACTGTTTAATTCGCCGTATTCTAAATTATGATGTGTCACAGCAAAATTTGAAAGTTAAGAGTTTGGAATGGGGTCGTTTAAAAGAGAGGGTAGCAGTTAAAGAATATCAAATTAATCACCTGAAAACTTGTCAAAATGTTACAGTGGAAAATAAAGGTCTACTTGTGAATCCTAATTATCCATATCTTGGAGCCAGTATTGATTCTTTTGTATCTTGTCAAGTTTGTGGTTGTGGCATAGTTGAAATTAAGTGTCCTTATGGTTCAGACAAGGATGAAACACCTTGGAGAAAGAGACAGCCTCAGCAATGTGCAGTTGATGTAAAATTCTGCTGTGAATTAGAGAATGGGAAGTTGAAATTAAAAGGAAATCATAAATATATGTTCCAAGTTCAAGGACAAATGGCATTGTATGAAGTACCATGGGTAGACTTTGTTGTATGGACAACAAAGGGAATTTCCGTTGAAAGAATATCATTTGATGAAGCTTTATGGAAAGATATGCTTTTCAAACATAAttctttttatttgaattcaattatACCTGAATTCTTTTCATGCAGAGTGAAACGAGGAAAAACACTTTTTcctaaatga